From the Hyphomicrobium sp. ghe19 genome, one window contains:
- a CDS encoding UTP--glucose-1-phosphate uridylyltransferase has product MSVVKRPIRKAVFPVAGLGTRFLPATKAVPKEMLTVVDRPVLQHVVDEARTAGIEHFIFVTGRNKGVIEDHFDKQFELESTLAARGKNKEIEALARDLPQAGQTSFTRQQSPLGLGHAVWCARELVGDEPFALLLPDMLHHGRSSCLADMIEAYATTGGNLIAVAPVPDDQTHQYGIVGVMDAKAKVSPITGMVEKPKQGTAPSNLHITGRYVLQPEIFGLLEKQERGAGGEIQLTDSMIGLMQAADQPFHAVRFDGEIYDCGSKLGFLTANVALALERPDLADDFRRDLNRLLATNK; this is encoded by the coding sequence ATGAGCGTTGTGAAAAGACCTATCCGTAAAGCCGTCTTCCCGGTCGCCGGTCTCGGAACCCGATTTCTCCCCGCGACGAAGGCCGTGCCCAAGGAAATGCTGACCGTGGTCGACCGGCCCGTCTTGCAGCACGTCGTCGACGAGGCCCGCACCGCCGGCATCGAGCATTTCATTTTCGTCACGGGACGGAACAAGGGAGTCATCGAAGATCACTTCGACAAGCAGTTCGAATTGGAATCGACGCTTGCCGCCCGCGGCAAGAACAAAGAGATCGAGGCCCTCGCGCGCGACCTTCCGCAGGCGGGCCAAACGAGCTTTACCCGCCAGCAGTCTCCACTCGGCCTCGGCCACGCCGTTTGGTGTGCGCGGGAACTCGTCGGCGACGAGCCGTTTGCATTGCTCCTGCCGGACATGCTCCACCATGGCCGCTCGTCATGCCTCGCCGATATGATCGAAGCCTACGCCACGACAGGCGGCAACCTAATCGCTGTCGCCCCCGTGCCCGATGATCAGACGCATCAGTACGGCATCGTCGGCGTAATGGATGCAAAGGCGAAGGTTTCCCCGATCACCGGAATGGTCGAGAAACCGAAGCAAGGCACCGCGCCGTCTAACCTGCACATCACCGGCCGCTACGTCCTGCAGCCTGAAATTTTCGGCCTTCTCGAGAAGCAGGAGCGGGGCGCGGGCGGCGAAATCCAGCTCACCGACTCGATGATCGGCCTGATGCAGGCCGCCGACCAGCCATTCCACGCCGTACGTTTCGACGGCGAGATTTATGACTGCGGATCGAAGCTCGGATTTCTGACAGCCAACGTCGCGCTGGCCCTTGAGCGACCGGATCTCGCCGACGACTTCCGGCGTGATTTGAACCGGCTGCTCGCGACCAATAAATAA
- the galE gene encoding UDP-glucose 4-epimerase GalE, producing the protein MSVLVTGGAGYIGSHMVLELVDRGEDVVVIDNLSTGFRWAVDRRATLVVGDIADNALVEETIRAHGVNAIIHFAGSIVVPDSVADPLGYYLNNTVKSRGLIAAAVRTGVKNFIFSSTAAVYGNPEDNPVSESAPPAPMSPYGSSKLMTEIMLSDASRAHDFRFVALRYFNVAGADPEGRSGQSTPRATHLIKVACETALGKRPQMEVFGTDYPTADGTCVRDYIHVSDLANAHSVALDHLRRGGVSDIFNCGYSKGYSVIEVIAAVKHVSGVDFKVLLSPRRPGDPAAIVAASAKIREKLGWQPQHDDLEQIVAQALNWERRVDALKAAAHEA; encoded by the coding sequence ATGAGCGTTCTCGTCACGGGCGGTGCCGGCTACATCGGCAGCCACATGGTGCTGGAGTTGGTGGATCGGGGTGAGGACGTCGTCGTCATCGATAATCTGTCTACGGGATTTCGGTGGGCCGTTGATCGCCGGGCGACGCTGGTGGTGGGAGACATTGCCGATAACGCTCTCGTCGAGGAAACGATCCGTGCTCATGGCGTGAATGCGATCATTCACTTCGCCGGGTCGATCGTGGTGCCGGATTCAGTCGCCGACCCGCTCGGCTATTATTTGAACAATACGGTCAAATCACGGGGCCTGATTGCGGCGGCCGTCCGGACCGGCGTCAAGAATTTCATCTTTTCCTCGACCGCCGCCGTCTACGGGAATCCCGAAGACAATCCCGTTTCGGAAAGCGCGCCTCCGGCGCCGATGTCGCCCTACGGTTCCTCGAAGCTGATGACCGAGATCATGCTGTCGGACGCCTCGCGCGCACATGATTTCCGTTTTGTCGCACTTCGCTATTTCAACGTCGCGGGCGCCGATCCCGAGGGCCGATCCGGCCAGTCGACGCCGCGCGCTACGCATCTGATCAAGGTCGCGTGCGAAACGGCTCTCGGCAAACGGCCGCAGATGGAAGTCTTCGGGACCGATTATCCGACCGCCGACGGCACCTGCGTGCGCGACTACATCCACGTCAGCGACCTCGCCAACGCGCACTCGGTCGCTCTCGATCATCTGCGCCGGGGCGGTGTTTCGGATATCTTCAACTGCGGCTATTCGAAGGGGTATTCCGTCATCGAGGTCATCGCCGCGGTGAAGCACGTATCCGGCGTCGATTTCAAGGTTCTGCTGTCTCCGCGGCGGCCGGGCGACCCGGCGGCCATCGTTGCCGCGTCGGCCAAAATCCGCGAGAAGCTCGGCTGGCAGCCTCAGCATGACGATTTGGAACAGATCGTCGCGCAGGCGCTTAACTGGGAGCGGCGTGTCGACGCCTTAAAGGCCGCGGCTCACGAGGCGTGA
- a CDS encoding lytic murein transglycosylase translates to MLLIRRHFEILSAAFLVAFLAVAMTFAAPDVHAKPADEFRAFVETLWPDAKSAGVSRQTFDTAFAGVEPDLTIPDLDIPGRPKVDNSGQAEFTKTAADYLSKPYLEKLAVQGRAFLAEHKADLERIEKMTGVDRYTLVAIWGRETAYGSYHPPNDAIRMLATLAYTGKRKEKFREELIAALVMLQQGVPRSDMKSSWAGALGLTQAMPTEYLKFAVDGDGDGKIDIWRSVADALAFTAKQLEGKGWVRGARWGYEVIAPPKADCSLEGPPDARPIGDWVAMGFKKANGAPFSKAQLAEDAYLMMPAGAYGPAFLAAQNFRVIRLYNTSDLYALFVGNLGDRIRGEGDFATPWKSFAQPKTQTVHDLQAKLKVLGYPMDKTDGKIGSNTRKQIGLYQKANGLKIDCWPSDGVLAHANSQATR, encoded by the coding sequence ATGCTGTTAATACGACGCCATTTCGAGATTTTGTCTGCTGCTTTCCTGGTTGCGTTCCTGGCGGTTGCGATGACCTTTGCGGCGCCGGATGTTCACGCGAAACCGGCGGACGAGTTTCGTGCGTTCGTCGAGACTTTGTGGCCCGACGCAAAGAGCGCCGGCGTCAGCCGCCAGACGTTCGACACCGCCTTTGCCGGTGTTGAACCCGACTTGACGATCCCCGATCTCGATATTCCCGGACGGCCCAAAGTCGACAACAGCGGTCAGGCTGAATTCACGAAGACGGCGGCCGATTACTTGTCGAAGCCTTATCTCGAAAAGCTTGCCGTTCAAGGCCGCGCGTTTCTCGCCGAGCACAAGGCCGACCTCGAGCGCATCGAGAAGATGACGGGCGTCGACCGCTATACGCTGGTCGCCATTTGGGGTCGTGAAACGGCTTACGGCTCATATCATCCCCCGAACGATGCGATCCGCATGCTCGCGACGCTCGCTTACACCGGAAAGCGCAAGGAGAAGTTTCGGGAGGAGCTGATCGCGGCGCTCGTGATGCTGCAACAGGGCGTGCCGCGCTCGGACATGAAATCATCGTGGGCCGGGGCGCTCGGCCTCACGCAGGCTATGCCGACCGAGTATCTTAAATTCGCTGTCGACGGCGACGGCGATGGGAAGATCGACATCTGGCGGTCTGTTGCCGATGCGCTTGCATTCACGGCCAAGCAGCTCGAGGGCAAGGGCTGGGTTCGTGGCGCACGCTGGGGGTATGAGGTGATCGCGCCGCCGAAAGCCGATTGTTCGCTCGAGGGACCGCCCGATGCGCGCCCGATCGGCGATTGGGTGGCGATGGGTTTCAAGAAGGCGAACGGCGCGCCGTTCAGCAAGGCGCAACTTGCTGAAGACGCCTATCTCATGATGCCGGCCGGAGCCTATGGCCCGGCGTTTTTGGCAGCCCAGAACTTTCGCGTCATCCGGCTCTACAACACGTCGGATCTCTATGCGCTGTTCGTCGGAAACCTCGGCGACCGCATACGGGGCGAGGGAGATTTCGCGACGCCGTGGAAGTCGTTCGCGCAGCCGAAAACGCAAACGGTTCATGATCTGCAGGCCAAGCTCAAAGTGCTGGGCTATCCGATGGACAAGACCGACGGAAAAATCGGTTCCAACACGCGCAAGCAGATCGGCCTCTATCAGAAGGCCAATGGGCTGAAAATCGATTGCTGGCCCTCCGACGGGGTGTTGGCGCACGCGAATTCGCAGGCGACGCGCTAA
- a CDS encoding GDSL-type esterase/lipase family protein: protein MSAFSRYLTPMLAAFLVAFLLAFLVVPGLPARAGDENQGGTFLTSFPDNDVYQVSVYGDGFAEGLLAGLVAAFGPDIRLNIQRQVTPFSGIGLGDFDAKVATLEKAIAAQPLNIAIVMVGEDDRMSFRGPDGKRLPVGGDAWLAEYTRRVDRLMRAFKAKNAGVYWVGMPNLARSDANELAQKMNDVIRERAYLNGYKYIDAYQGFTDENGAYSSYGPDLEGAIRLLRLRDGVHFTDAGNRKLAHFVEKELRPDLIQAKANRNIPLLGAEPEQAKINPDNAVKTPAPSSPVAQKAEAASHAPVVRGASLDGSPPSAAGDGTGDQKADNGKITLKMIGNNGREESQTIEIVRPAIPASVVTLMARREGSGQRGDLLVDQIAGGLTLMSSISPAGNKDRGRLSPTQAPYFRLLVKGERLQPKAGRADDVTWPPKPDTTSQAKPSEAAPRG, encoded by the coding sequence ATGAGCGCCTTCTCCAGGTACCTGACCCCCATGCTCGCCGCGTTTCTCGTGGCGTTTCTCCTGGCGTTTCTGGTCGTGCCTGGATTGCCCGCGCGCGCCGGAGACGAGAATCAGGGCGGGACGTTCCTCACCTCATTTCCGGATAACGACGTCTATCAGGTGAGCGTCTATGGCGACGGGTTTGCGGAAGGTCTGCTCGCGGGCCTCGTCGCAGCCTTCGGTCCGGATATCCGGCTGAATATTCAGCGGCAGGTGACGCCATTTTCGGGCATCGGTCTCGGCGACTTCGACGCGAAAGTCGCGACGCTCGAAAAGGCGATCGCCGCGCAGCCGCTCAACATCGCCATCGTCATGGTCGGCGAAGACGACCGCATGTCATTCCGTGGCCCCGACGGCAAACGATTGCCGGTCGGAGGCGATGCGTGGCTCGCCGAATATACGCGGCGCGTCGATCGGCTCATGCGGGCCTTCAAAGCCAAGAACGCGGGCGTTTATTGGGTCGGCATGCCGAATTTGGCGCGCTCGGATGCGAACGAACTCGCGCAGAAAATGAACGATGTCATCCGCGAGCGCGCTTACCTCAACGGCTATAAATATATCGATGCCTATCAGGGCTTCACCGACGAGAATGGTGCTTACTCGTCTTATGGCCCCGATCTCGAAGGCGCGATCCGGCTCTTGCGTCTCAGGGATGGCGTCCACTTCACGGATGCCGGCAATCGCAAGCTCGCGCATTTCGTCGAGAAGGAATTGCGGCCGGATCTCATTCAGGCCAAGGCCAATCGCAACATCCCGTTGCTCGGCGCCGAGCCCGAGCAGGCGAAGATCAATCCGGACAATGCGGTAAAGACTCCAGCGCCATCGTCGCCCGTGGCGCAGAAAGCGGAGGCCGCTTCGCATGCGCCGGTCGTGCGCGGGGCTTCGCTCGATGGATCGCCGCCGTCGGCAGCAGGTGACGGTACCGGCGATCAGAAGGCGGACAACGGCAAGATCACGCTCAAGATGATCGGCAATAACGGCCGCGAGGAATCTCAGACGATCGAAATCGTCAGGCCAGCGATCCCGGCGTCGGTCGTGACGCTGATGGCGCGGCGCGAAGGATCGGGTCAGAGGGGTGATCTTCTCGTCGATCAGATCGCGGGCGGCTTGACGTTGATGAGTTCGATCTCGCCTGCGGGCAACAAGGATCGCGGACGTCTGTCGCCCACGCAGGCGCCGTATTTCCGGCTGCTGGTAAAGGGCGAGCGGTTGCAACCGAAAGCCGGTCGTGCGGACGATGTGACGTGGCCGCCGAAGCCCGACACGACGAGCCAGGCGAAGCCTTCAGAAGCCGCGCCCCGGGGCTAA
- a CDS encoding dihydrofolate reductase family protein, translating into MAKLVFGMNQSLDGYVDHMAYAPSPTLFHHYIEQARDQVGSVYGRRLYELMRYWDDDHPEWDAARRDFAAAWRRQQKWVVSRSLKSVGPNATLVDNDIEAAIRALKAQLVGEVQVGGPDLARSLGDLGLIDEYRLYLHPVVLGRGKPFFAGPRPPLRLVASDRIGEDVIRLTYVPA; encoded by the coding sequence ATGGCGAAGCTCGTATTTGGAATGAACCAGTCCTTAGACGGCTACGTCGATCACATGGCGTATGCGCCAAGCCCAACGCTTTTCCATCATTACATCGAGCAGGCGCGCGACCAGGTGGGTAGCGTGTACGGTCGCCGCTTGTACGAACTCATGCGATATTGGGACGACGATCATCCCGAGTGGGATGCGGCGCGGCGCGACTTCGCAGCCGCGTGGCGGCGCCAACAGAAGTGGGTCGTTTCGCGCTCGTTGAAGTCGGTCGGCCCTAACGCCACGCTTGTCGACAATGACATCGAGGCGGCTATACGCGCGCTCAAGGCTCAGCTTGTTGGGGAGGTTCAAGTTGGCGGACCAGACTTGGCACGAAGCCTAGGCGACCTTGGTCTTATTGATGAGTATCGGCTGTACCTTCATCCCGTCGTGCTCGGTCGCGGCAAGCCTTTCTTCGCCGGCCCCCGGCCACCGCTCCGCCTTGTGGCCAGCGATCGAATTGGCGAGGACGTGATCAGGTTGACGTACGTTCCCGCTTGA
- a CDS encoding glutamate synthase subunit beta: protein MGKPTGFLEIDRADRKYKPVEERLKHYKEFVVPLAEPEVKKQASRCMDCGIPYCHTGCPVNNQIPDWNDLVYHGDWKNAADNLHSTNNFPEVTGRICPAPCEAACTLNIDDKPVTIKTIENSIADRAWEEGWIRPLPPEKKTGKKVAIIGSGPAGLAAAQQLARAGHDVHVYEKNARPGGLLVYGIPDFKMEKAIIARRVKQIEAEGVTFHCGIHVGQDLSAKYLESKHDAVLIAIGSEQPFDFFAKSPGRDLDGLHYAMDFLPQQNRRNAGEAQKPKTHEISAKDKHVIVIGGGDTGSDCIGTSFRQGAKSVTQLEIMPMPPEKENKALSWPHWPLKLRVSSSQAEGAKTEYSISTTGFSGEGGKVKKLHYTRVNANLQPIKGTEGALDADLVLFAMGFSGPIESDIVKEFQLPVVPRGRFKGLDATDKDYKLATSPKLFCAGDIRRGQSLVVWAIREGRQAAHTIDKFLMGSTVLPR from the coding sequence ATGGGCAAGCCGACTGGTTTTCTGGAAATCGACCGCGCCGACCGCAAGTACAAGCCGGTCGAAGAGCGTTTGAAGCACTATAAGGAATTCGTCGTTCCGCTGGCCGAGCCTGAGGTCAAGAAACAGGCTTCGCGCTGCATGGATTGCGGCATTCCCTATTGCCACACGGGCTGTCCGGTGAACAACCAGATCCCCGATTGGAACGACCTCGTCTATCACGGCGATTGGAAGAACGCGGCCGACAACCTCCATTCGACGAACAACTTCCCCGAGGTAACGGGCCGTATCTGCCCGGCGCCATGCGAAGCGGCCTGCACGCTGAATATCGACGACAAGCCGGTGACGATCAAAACGATCGAGAACTCGATCGCGGATCGCGCTTGGGAAGAAGGCTGGATCCGTCCGCTGCCGCCCGAAAAGAAGACCGGCAAGAAAGTCGCCATTATCGGCTCTGGCCCCGCAGGCCTCGCGGCAGCCCAGCAGCTCGCGCGCGCCGGTCATGACGTTCATGTCTACGAGAAGAACGCCCGCCCGGGCGGCCTGCTCGTTTACGGCATTCCCGACTTCAAAATGGAAAAGGCGATCATCGCTCGCCGCGTCAAGCAGATCGAAGCGGAAGGCGTCACGTTCCATTGCGGAATTCACGTCGGCCAGGATCTCTCGGCAAAGTACCTCGAATCGAAGCACGACGCGGTGTTGATCGCGATCGGCTCCGAGCAGCCGTTTGACTTCTTCGCCAAGTCGCCGGGACGCGATCTCGACGGCCTTCACTACGCGATGGACTTCCTGCCTCAGCAGAACCGGCGCAATGCCGGCGAGGCGCAGAAGCCAAAGACCCATGAGATCTCTGCAAAGGACAAGCACGTCATCGTCATCGGTGGCGGCGACACCGGCTCCGACTGCATCGGCACCTCGTTCCGCCAGGGCGCGAAGAGCGTGACGCAGCTCGAGATCATGCCGATGCCGCCTGAGAAAGAGAACAAGGCGCTCTCTTGGCCACATTGGCCGCTGAAGCTGCGCGTGTCCTCTTCGCAAGCCGAAGGCGCGAAAACCGAGTACTCGATTTCTACGACGGGCTTCTCGGGCGAAGGCGGCAAGGTCAAGAAGCTCCACTACACGCGCGTGAACGCCAACCTGCAGCCGATCAAGGGAACCGAAGGCGCGCTCGACGCCGATCTCGTTCTTTTCGCCATGGGCTTCTCGGGCCCAATCGAAAGCGACATCGTCAAGGAGTTCCAACTTCCCGTTGTGCCGCGCGGGCGCTTCAAGGGGCTGGACGCGACGGACAAGGATTACAAACTCGCGACCTCGCCGAAGCTTTTCTGCGCTGGCGATATCCGGCGCGGTCAGTCGCTCGTCGTGTGGGCGATCCGCGAAGGCCGTCAGGCGGCCCACACCATCGACAAGTTCCTGATGGGCTCGACCGTTCTGCCGCGCTGA